Genomic window (Propionibacteriaceae bacterium ZF39):
CGCTCGGCGAATACGGCAAGACCTATCGCGCCGGCCTCGAAGCCGGGCTGAAGCACGCGACCGACGGCACCAACAAAGTGAATGGTCGCGACCTCCAGGTCACCTATCTCGACGACGGCGGCGATGCCGACAAGGCCGTCACCCATGCCAAGGACCAGATCGGCCAGGGCACCAAGATCATCGGTGGCACCGTAGTCTCCGGCATCGCGCTCAAGCTGGCCGAACAGGCCCAGCAGAACAAGGTGCTCTATATCTCGGGCCCGGCGGCCACCGATGCGATCCAGGGCGTGAACAAATACACGTTCCGCTCCGGCCGCCAGTCGCTGCAGGACGTCGCGACCGCCGGCAGCTTCCTCGAAGGCGGCGGCAAGGTCGTCGTCTTCGCCCAGGACACGGCATTCGGTCAGGGCAACGCCAAGGCCGTCGAAGCCGTCCTCGGCCCGAAGGGCGCCCAGGTCCAGCCGATCCTGGTTCCCGAGGACGCCACGGAGTTCACTCCGTTCGCGCGCCAGATCATCGACGCCAAGCCCGACCTGGTCTTCGTGGCCTGGGCCGGCGCCTCCTCCGGCGCGATGTGGCAGGGCCTGAGCCAGCAGGGCGTACTCGAGCAGACCAAGGTCGTCACCGGCCTCGGTGACAAGTCGACGTTCGGCGCCTATGGCGCAGCCTCCGACAAGATCAACTTCCTCAATCACTACTTCCCGGCTGCGACCGACAACCCGGTCAACCAGGCGATGATCAAGGGCAT
Coding sequences:
- a CDS encoding substrate-binding domain-containing protein, producing the protein MRTKKSLLAGLALVTTLALAACAPGTTGTTGSSGAPGGQSSEPIKVGIIYSETGALGEYGKTYRAGLEAGLKHATDGTNKVNGRDLQVTYLDDGGDADKAVTHAKDQIGQGTKIIGGTVVSGIALKLAEQAQQNKVLYISGPAATDAIQGVNKYTFRSGRQSLQDVATAGSFLEGGGKVVVFAQDTAFGQGNAKAVEAVLGPKGAQVQPILVPEDATEFTPFARQIIDAKPDLVFVAWAGASSGAMWQGLSQQGVLEQTKVVTGLGDKSTFGAYGAASDKINFLNHYFPAATDNPVNQAMIKGIEEAGGTPDLFSPDGFVAGQMIAHAAAQGDDVDAMVGALEGWSFDGPKGKTTVRASDHALLQPMYQVKLVADGSAWKPELIKEIPADEVAPPEKKIQ